A window of Halopelagius inordinatus genomic DNA:
TTCGAGCGTTCCCGCGGCGGCGACGACGAGGACGTAGTTCGGAACCCACTCGGGCGTCGGCCCCGCCTCGAACGCCGCGCGAACGCGGGCGGACGCGAGAAACGGGAGCGTCAGGACGCCGCCGAACAGGCCGATAGCCGCGCCGAACGCGGCGAGGAGGACGGACGAGAGGAGAGCTCCGACGAGAGCGGAGAGTGCCATCGCCCTCTCTCGTCACCGAACCGTCGATAAAGTTACCGTCCGCGTTCGACCGTCGTCCGAACGACCCGTCCGACCCTCACCGACTCTCGCTCCTCGTATCCGCGCGGTGTTCGCTGATTATCTGGTCCATCATCCGCTCTTTCTTCTCTTTGCGGCGTTCCTCCGCGCGGTCTTCCCAGTCGTCTACGACCGCCGCGACGTCCGCCTCCCGCGCGACGGCGAGTTCGTCCACCTCCTGCATCCGCACGTCCTCGGCGGGGCCGACGGCTATCTCGTGGTCGAACAACACCTCGTCGGCCTCCGCCGAGAGGCCGCCGCTACCGCGGAGGACGACGCGCGGGTCCGTCTCGGCCAGTCGCTCGGCCGTCGCCCGGCCCGCCCCGGAGGCGTCGCGGAGGAACACCACGTCGCCGGAAGCGAGTCCGTACCGGTCGTCCGCGCGTTCGACGGCGTCCGTGGTGAACTGCTCGACGACTTTCACCGGCACGAGGTCTTTCTCGGTGTTCACGTCCGCGAAGTTCGAGTGGTCGAGTTTCCACAGCGTCTTCAACCGCTCCAGTTTCCGGTCGAGCGTCTCGTTTTCCGATTCGAGCGACTCCACCTTCCGTTCGAGACGCCCGTTCTCGCGTTCGAGCCGTTGGACCTCACGACGCTCTCTGGCCTCGCGGCGCTCTTTTCGCTTCGCGTCCGACAGTTCGTCTTTGTACTCCTCGATGGTGTCGTCTTTCTCCTCTATGGTCTCTTTGAGGTCGTCGACGTGCGATTCGAGGCGTTCGACGCGCCGTTCCAACCGGCGTATCTCCTTTTCGTCGTCGGTGAGTTCTCGCTGTTCCTGCGTCGACTCGTCGTCTTCGTCCGGCGCGTCGTCGTCCAAGTCGCGGAGGACCGCCTCGACGGACTCCTCACCGGCGACGACGCGGGCGATGACCGTTCCCCGTTCGACGTCCGGCGGCACCTTCCGAGTGATGCGTTCGAACTGGTCTTCGTGGTCGTCGAAGGCGAACAGCGCGGCCGCCAACGCGTCTCTCTGGTGGTCGTTCTCGTACTCCTCGTCGCGGGCGCGGTGGAGTTTCTCGTCCACCGGGAGGTCGGAGTTCGGCACCCACGCGGCGGCGTCGAAACTCCGCCGGAACTTCTCTACGGTCTCCGGCATCGGCGTCACGTCGGCGGCGACGATGACGGGCCGCCCGCGTTCGATGAGCCACTCGATTATCTCCGCGGTGTCGGCCGTCCGCGTCGAACGCACGTCGAGGACGTGACCGTCTAAGTCGACGACCGCCGCCGCGGTGGTCGTCCCGGGGTCGATTCCGACGATGACGTGGTCGCGGCGCTTGACGAGGGGTTCGAACTCGATGCCGTCGAGGCGTTCGCGCTCTATCTCCACGCGCGTGTCGCCGGCGCGCCCGGCGGAGACGGGGATGTCCGCGGGTCGCGCCTCGACCAGAAACGTCGCGTTCGAGTACCCTCCGTACTTCTCGGTCACGTCCATCTCGTACTCTAACCCGGCCTTCTTCAGCCGACTCTCGACCTCGCGAGCGCGCCGCTTTACCGACCCGTGGATGCGGCGGGTGTAGCGGTCCTGACTCCACCCGCCCTTCCCGGTCGAACGGCCGCGAGAGACTTTCACCGTCGTCGTGTTCGTGAAGGCCGACACCTCCACGCCGACGTTCGCGGCGGCGAGGCGGGCGGCCGCCTCCGCCTCTTTCATCGGCTTCTTGCCGTAGGGGACGCCGTGACGGGACGCGACTCGCGAGAGCGGTTCCGGTCGCTCCGCGCCGGTCACCTGCACCAGTCGCGTCTCGGAGGGAAGCGACCGGAGAAACCGCACCAGGTCGTCTTTGTCCGCCGCCAACTCGTACATGTTGTCTGTGGCGACGAGAGCCGGTCGCTCGCGTTCGATGAGGCGTCTCAGTTTCCGGTGGGAGACTACGTCGCGGTCGATGTTCTCTCCGTCGAAGGCGACGACGGCGTACGACGGCGAATCGCCGCGTACGTCGCCGCTCTGGATGTCCACGCCGAAGACGAGGGAATCGAGCGCGCTCGTCCGGTCGTTCACACGCTAGGTTGGTCCGAGACGAATATATACCCCACGCCGGTGACCGGCGCCCCGTCCGCCACGCGGTGCATCCGGGGATTCTCGCTCCCGGACGTGATTCGCAACATACATATCGAGCGGAAATAACTTCAAGATGTTTCGTATGGACATCCCTCCACCCTCTACGTCCGCCGCGTCGTTGACGCGGATGGTCCTCGTCGCTGGTCTCGCCCTCCTCCTCGTCGCCGCCCCCATCACGGGCCTCCTCGCGTGGGAGCCGGTCCAAGAGGGGAACGTCAAGGTAGTGAAAAAGTGGGGTGCGACGACCGGTGAGGTGTTCGAACCCGGCGCGCACTTCATCAACCCCGTCGCACAGTCCACGGTCCCGATTTCGGTCCGGCCCCAGTCGTACACGATGTCCTCGACACAGGGCGAAGGAAGCGTCAAGTCGAGAGACGACGCCATCACGGTGCTGACAGAAGACGGTCTGCGTGCGGACATCGACGTGACCGTTCGGTACCGCGTCGACGCCGCGAACGCCGTCACGTTCCACCGCGAGTACCGGACGCTCGGAACCGCAGAAGAGCGTCTCATCCGCCCGTCGATTCGCTCCGCGCTCCGGACCGAAGCCGGTCGGCTCCCGGTCACGGTCATCTACACCGGCGAGGGACAGACCCAACTGAAGACGGCCGCAGAGGACGCGCTTGCCGACGAGTTCGGCAACGCGGGACTCATCCTCGAAGCGGTGCAGGTCCGCAACGTCGAACTTCCCGACGAGTACGCCCAAGCCGTCGAACAAAAGGAGATAACCGAGCAACGACGTCAGCAGAAACAAGACGAGTTGGCCGTCGAAAAACTCGAAGCGGACCGAAAGCGAATCGAGGCGCGGGGCGAAGCCGACTCGAACCGCATCATCTCGCAATCGCTCGACCAACGGGTTCTCGCCCAGAAGTACATCGACAAACTCGACGAGACGGACACCGTCTACATCCCCGTCGGCGACGGCGGCTATCCGCAGTTCGTCCAATCGCTCGACGCCGCGGGCGCGCCGAGCAGTCAGTCGAGCCCGAACGTGACGGTCACCGCCGACACGTCTCCGGACGCCGACGAACGCTCGAACGCGACGGCGACGCCCTCCGCGAACGCCTGACCGTGCGACTCGCGCGCGAACTCGCCGTCGTCGTGAGCCTCCTCGTCGTGGTCGGCGCACTCGTCCGGACGCCGGTCGGTCGGGTGGTTCTCCCGGCCGTCTCCGTCGCCGTCCTCGCGGCACTCGCGTGGGTGCTCTCGAAACCGGCGGCGTACCCGCGAACCGCCGTCGGCGTCCGCACTCGCGTCGTCGAATCCGCGGCGGACGGGGCAGAGAGCGGTGCCTCGCCGTCGTGCGTCGAGTGCGGAGACGCGGCGACGACTCGCCGCCGGTACGTGCGGGAGGGCGTCGTCCTCGGCGTCCCCCTTGTCCTCTTCGACGACGGCGAGAACGCCTACTGCGAGGACTGTCTCC
This region includes:
- a CDS encoding DUF460 domain-containing protein codes for the protein MNDRTSALDSLVFGVDIQSGDVRGDSPSYAVVAFDGENIDRDVVSHRKLRRLIERERPALVATDNMYELAADKDDLVRFLRSLPSETRLVQVTGAERPEPLSRVASRHGVPYGKKPMKEAEAAARLAAANVGVEVSAFTNTTTVKVSRGRSTGKGGWSQDRYTRRIHGSVKRRAREVESRLKKAGLEYEMDVTEKYGGYSNATFLVEARPADIPVSAGRAGDTRVEIERERLDGIEFEPLVKRRDHVIVGIDPGTTTAAAVVDLDGHVLDVRSTRTADTAEIIEWLIERGRPVIVAADVTPMPETVEKFRRSFDAAAWVPNSDLPVDEKLHRARDEEYENDHQRDALAAALFAFDDHEDQFERITRKVPPDVERGTVIARVVAGEESVEAVLRDLDDDAPDEDDESTQEQRELTDDEKEIRRLERRVERLESHVDDLKETIEEKDDTIEEYKDELSDAKRKERREARERREVQRLERENGRLERKVESLESENETLDRKLERLKTLWKLDHSNFADVNTEKDLVPVKVVEQFTTDAVERADDRYGLASGDVVFLRDASGAGRATAERLAETDPRVVLRGSGGLSAEADEVLFDHEIAVGPAEDVRMQEVDELAVAREADVAAVVDDWEDRAEERRKEKKERMMDQIISEHRADTRSESR
- a CDS encoding prohibitin family protein, translated to MFRMDIPPPSTSAASLTRMVLVAGLALLLVAAPITGLLAWEPVQEGNVKVVKKWGATTGEVFEPGAHFINPVAQSTVPISVRPQSYTMSSTQGEGSVKSRDDAITVLTEDGLRADIDVTVRYRVDAANAVTFHREYRTLGTAEERLIRPSIRSALRTEAGRLPVTVIYTGEGQTQLKTAAEDALADEFGNAGLILEAVQVRNVELPDEYAQAVEQKEITEQRRQQKQDELAVEKLEADRKRIEARGEADSNRIISQSLDQRVLAQKYIDKLDETDTVYIPVGDGGYPQFVQSLDAAGAPSSQSSPNVTVTADTSPDADERSNATATPSANA